atctactttaatgccgttattatgctccacccaattacatttaaacattggaagttgaaatttatggtaatcaactacccatatttcttctataactccataaaaaaccatatctgacacaataggatttttatcctttgcacttgcaacttgcattgtctttgcaactaagctgacttcggagttttgaacaactcgtatagcatcacgctcttttgtagcataagtaaccccatcaatcaaatagctaGAGTATTTTAGTACTTGCTTGTTAGGCCCGCGAGCTATCCACATCAATCTTTCTGAAACTTGATGAGTGGAATGGTCAACTACATCAACAACCTAAATTTTTatgcaataaattttaattatgcataaatatgaaaatgaatgtatgccaatatgtaatactaaagaaacttacacgatcacgcaaccaagtaataaacgttcgattatgctcatcttgtaaccacttcttggacttagccttacgaggaaatcttgcattcaaatacgtcatgtgttccctaatcaaattatttggtataaataaaccaacagaatgtaagcaaaccacattaaaatattaataagttagatacattactcgatatagagatcaatctcagcatcatttgccaatacataacgatgtgcttgcgtcaactcatcgtgagtagtggagtagactactgcacctgataaaggcttagtaagttctatttgtcgatgacttgatgggatcccaattgtgtgcacactagacagatagtctgagcaaaattcaacAACCTCTAGAATATAAGATTCAGCCATACACCCTTCAGGTCGATTGCGatttcgcacataacctttcaaaatcttcatgtatctttcaaatggatacatatacctataccaaaccggtccacacagtttcacctcccgcacaagatgaacacttaaatgaatcattatatcaaaaaatgaagggggaaatacttttcaagtaaacacaatattgtcacaatctctctttgcatatcatccatccttgaaacatctatcactttattacataacacattgaagaagaaacacaagcgagtgatagtgtctctaacatgtttgggcaaaacaccacgtatcgccacaggaagcaattgttgcattaaagtgtggtagtcgtgtgacttaaggccaataagttttaagtccttcaacgacacgaggtttttaacattagatgagtaacatgatggaagttgtattccaaacaaagaattcaaaattttccttttctcatccttactaagtgtataacaggctgctggcaaaaatgttttcttctcccccatccttggtgccaaatctgtcctgacattcatttccaaaaggtctaatctcgctgctactccatcctttgtttttcctggaatatcaagtaacgttccgataagactttcacaaatattcttttcaatgtgcatcacatcaagaacatgtcgaatgtatagatgtttccaatactgaagttcaaagaaaattgatttttttttccagcatgattttacatcatcattcgactgagactttctactcatttttccccaatgacaattaattctttcaactctttcaaaaacttcatcgccacttaatggttttggagcagggttaaattcttggttcccattaaatgccttccgttgccttcgataaggatgagttgcaggtagaaaccttctatgacctgtataagacattttcctactatgcttcaaccttgttgaataggtatcttcaccacaaataggacatgcatgatatcctttcacaatgcatcctgacatgttcccatatgcaggaaaatcattgatcgtccataataagatagccctaagcataaaagtttcttggcgatatgcatcatatgcttcgacacctatatcccataagcattttaagtcatcaattagaggtgctaagtaaacatcaatatcatttcccggctgtttgggaccagaaattaacaatgtgagcatcataaattttctcttcatacacaaccatggaggaagattataagtaatcattaaaactggccaacaactatatgcagaactcattaaaccatgaggattcatcccatcagctgatatagccaatctgagatttcttgcctcaataccaaaatctggccatttgcgatcaactattttccaagaaggtgtatcagctggatggcgtaaatatccatcacaaagtcttttttcggcatgccaagtcaactccttagatatctctttattccaaaacattctttgaaatcttggaataggggggaagtaccacaaaaccttggcaggaattccttcatttataatattttttttcccaacttccaccttgacatcccgcaagtagggcaattagttaaatcctcatactccttccggtataagatacaatcattaggacaagcgtgaatttttacataatccatccctaatgcagataagcttttctttgcatcatacagagataaaggcaatttattgtcatctggaagtatttctcctaacaaactgagtaggtcagtgaaacttttatcactccaactatatttggccttcaagttgaataatttcacaattgcagataaccttgtaaatttagtgcatcccggatataaaggtgtctcggcatcttcaagaagcttattgaattgggttggattctcagcataactatcatatgcatcatgaaccatatttattggttcctcacgaacatattcatttggccctacttggtcactttcattttgtgaaatccctatcgtagatctttcgtcgtgccatatccatgtatgatatgtcatatctataccgttacaatacagatgtgccctgatagtttgtatatttttcttctttagattgccacattttgcacatgggcaagatattcccatattcggatcattagtgttttccattgcaaattgcaagaaagactcaactccattctcatattcacgtgatagtctatcctttgacatccaatctttgtccattctttataactaatcaatcaacaatgagctaatacctaaaaatattaacacaaacaatagtgtgaaactataacaaaatatttaaacaattaatcaaaattgtatttctacctgaaaatttttgaccatacaggtttctcatcaaaatgcaatcccaatagcaattttctcacttggggagataacctagttatctatattatccatatgtacatgtttgttagagtctacgtataggtagttaggtacttttgccttggtataaattgtagagtcatataatattggagcattcaccaaaacatattctctattgaaacatgttaacctttagttgaaaaatgaaaccattccaggaaaatgcttgaattataacttataataagcaactttgtttctttagcacttgagaatctgcaacttcctcaaagggacatcaacataagcaactcaatgcaatagtgcatgatgtattaaatcatacttaagccattaagctcttagaaggcaagtgacataaatataacaatagtagttgatataaattcaacaaactgagtaggcacaagtcactgcccagaattaagatgagataatgcagaacacaagttttagatacaataaaaatgagagatattctctgcgcattaagggtacacaataaaaataatagtagaataacactagagattgattattttcaagctgcacattatacctgacgacaTAGAAAGTGGATAGCAGTATCCTCTAACTCTTCGCCAACagcttcacactgaatttgagaaaaaaggatagcatgttatatgcttcatgctatttttaaggattaatacctactgccaaagtctatagctaaacgtttaaaaattccagattaaatcatgagaaaatacaatcaggggagggggaaaattgatgcagtatgaatccggcaaaatggctagttcggaaaataatcaaaaataaacaaaatcttattctagagggatggaagaaattttacctttctttcttccgttcctcctactctcgaatatgctctgcgaggaaggaactaagatcgaagggttcagaggagttgaggagccgtgagaagattaggaagggtaagctgactttgattgaggagatggggaaatgcgagattagggatctcgacttggaggagttgggccggcgtgaggagttttgcgtgaggagtttgggtcgagattagggttcagaggagatcacgcggcaaggagaggagaaggcgctcgtggagaggagtggagaggagaaggcgctcgtggagaggagaaggagaggagaaggcactcgtggagacgcCATTACGAAGGGATGAGAGAGCGAAGTCGAGAACGAGCAGTGAAGGTAAGGAAGAGCAGAGAGAGGGAGGAACAGTGAGGGCAAGAGCAAAGATATCGAGGAGCCGGATCGAAGAACCGCGTGGCAGTGCTACGGCTCCGTCGGATAGTAGAAGAAATTGAGGGATCTCGGCTCCGTCGGCTccgccgtgagaagattaggaagggtaagctgactttgattgaggagatggggaaatgcgagattagggatctcgacttggaggagttgggccggcgtgaggagtttgggtcgagattagggttcagaggagatcacgcggcaaggagaggagaaggcgctcgtggagaggagaaggcgcttgtggagaggagtggagaggagaaggcgctcgtggagaggagaaggagaggagaaggcactcgtggagaggagtggtgaggagaaggcgcgcgcgcgttgagggtttagagtttagcaaagcgagggctgcgaatttattttaagtgagtttaggggaaacatacacaacactttaaaaaacgttttttaaaaaaatattgtctttgaccataaacaacaacactaaagacaacacttcattaaaaaccgttgtctttagtaaaaagtaaataccatagacaacgcttttcactaaaagcgttgtaaaacaaagaacgacaacgtttttattaaaaagcgttgtctattgggtgttgttgaatgcaaaaattcttgtagtggcacaagttataagtgagtattctctcacaaccaacgacctctcaatcgagattccagactcttgtcccagcgagagttataagtgagcatgctttcacaaCCATTGACCTCTtggtcgggattctagactctcgccccatcgtgagttataagtgagcatgctctcatgaccaacagcCTCTCGGTTGGTATTCCAAACTCTCACCTCGGCGTAAGTTATAAGGGAGCATGCTCTCATAACCAATGACCTCTAGGTCaagattctagactctcgccccagtgcgagttataagtgagcatactctcacactCAACGGCCTCTCGGTTgtgattctagactctcgcccccaACGTGTGTTATAGGTGAGCATGCTTTCaggaccaacgacctctcaatcgggattccagactctcgccccagcgtgagttataagtaagcatgctctcatgaccaacaacTTCTCTGTCGCTctatcgggattccagactctcaccccagcatgagttataagtgagcatgttttcACGATCAACGACCTCCTGGTCgatattccaaactctcgccccagcacaaATTATAAGTGAGTATACTCTCATGACCAAGGACCTCTAgatcaggattccagactcttgtcccagcgcgagttataagtgagcatgctctcacgaccaaaggCCTCTCGGTCGgtattccaaactctcgccccagcgtgagttataaataagcatgctctcatgcttaatgaCCTCTCGATCAGGTTTCCAGACTCTCAcaccagcgcgagttataagtgagcatgctctcacaaccaacgacctctcattcgggattccagactctcaccccagcgcaagttataagtgagcatgctctcacaaccaacgacctctcaatcGGGATTCTAAACTCTCGTCCcaacatgagttataagtgagcatgctctcatgaccaacgacctctcggtcgggattccagactctcgccccagcatgagttataagtgatcatgcTCTCACGCTCAATGGCCTCTCGGttgggattctagactctcgccccaacatgAGTTATAAGTTaatatgctctcacgaccaacgacctcttaatcggtattctagactctcgctcaagcgcgagttataagtgagcatgctctcactccCAACAACCTCTCGATCGGGAtttcagactctcacctcagcacgagttataagtaagcatactctcacgaccaatgacctcccggGCGGCCTTCCAAATTATCGCATCAATTCAAGCGCCAATGGCACCTGGTCAATAGATGTAGGGAGTCGCCGTGTAGAAGGAGTTACTGTCTTCGTACTCGCAGAGGATTGAGCCTTTGTTGAGATAATCGACTACACCCCAGTCCCCTACTTACCAAAGGAAGCAACAAAGAGACTAGGgtctagtcagttggacttgGATCTCCTTCAATtagacttggaggggaggctTATGATACGGCGTATAAGTAAGGGCCTCGAAGGGACGTGGCAGTTGAAAGTCAAAgggatgtggcagtcagaagtcaaggggatatgACAATTAATAGTCAAGAGGGtgtggcagtcaaaagtcaaggaaaGAGGGTGGTTAGACAGCCCCGCCTCACCTGCTACAAAACTCCCAATCTGTCACTAGCAGGTTGGGTACTAGATCTGAGACATAAGATCAAGTAGTTCCTGGCCTATCTCTGACCGATCAGTTCTTACCAGCCCAGGCTTTATATGGTTCAGCTCACATAGTTCAGCTCATCTTCCTCATCAAATTCCCCAGCACAATAGCTCAGTAGTCTCCCAAGCGGTCCGCAACTACACATGAGCAGTTACAGACAGCGCTAGATGACAACAGTGTCAGAGAATCACAACCGCCTATCAAAGAATAACTGTCATCAGCTAGGTAATATTTCAGTGGTCGACCATTCCTTGAGAATAGAACCTTCTTTCAACCAATGAGAGGGCACCACGTTTCCTTCATCACCCGATAGaccctgacatccgacattctctgacatcgatCAAGCTCGAGAGGTACACATTGTCATATAAAAAAAGGACATCCTTTCCCTTGAGCAGATACGCAACATTTACAATAGCCAATAGGCAATAGCAATAGCATACTGTATAAGACGGGCATTCATATATATGCACTTGACATTAATCAAGGACAATCATCAACGACAACTTGCCCTGATCTCTCTAAGGACAATTATCAACGACAGGATGAAGACGTAATCCACGTTCGGAGTCACTGTCACCTCCAGTTTGTCCCTTGCAAAAAATGCATTTTTGGGATGCATCTACAACATCGATTAATTATATATGaaacaaagaaaattaaatagggaaagaagagaaaattaaatctctaatttatgtatttttgtaCATGCTCACTTGTGCTATGATTTCATCGGATTCGCCAATGCAAATGGTGCAGCTCTTGCACCTTCCAGTTATCTTAAAATCACAAGGGGTAGCTTGGTCGGTGTTGGCGGTCGCCAAGATCACATCAAAGTTGTCCTTCCACTGACATATCTTGGGCTTTCGCACGCTGAACAGCAAATCGTTCGGGCTGGTGCTCTCTCCTCTGAACACTCTCCATCTTGCGTGCCAAGTATATGCCTAAAATTTTATGAGAATTAAGCGTGAGTACATACATGATTTGAATTGGGCAAAATAGAATACCTTTTGTTTCATGGTGAGGAGAGGGGTGCCGGCGGCGTCGAGGAGGAGCCAGCGGTCCCTGAAGCATCTGAAACCCTTCGCCTTGAACACCACGTCGCCGTTGGTGTCCTTGACCTCGTAATAGCCGTTCAGGCAGAGCAAGCCGCCGGTAGTGGTGATGGTGAAATTGACAGCACGGCAAACTGTGAAATGCCGGCCGACCACCACCACGGCAGGCGCAACATCTTTAGCTGTCTGCCCATCCATGACTCGAACACCCCGAGGCTCTGTGAAGGTTTTGTGAATTAATCAGTATTAATTAATGGGGAGATCTGTTGTGTTGTCCAATCTTGTTAAATAAATACGATCCTCAGGCCGGGAATAAGAAGTTAAGTCAacgtgtattttaaaaataaaaaggagaaaatcagtggCGGTTCGTCTTATTTTATTCTTCGCTTACTGCATTAAGACGGCCGGAGTTGATTGCAGCTTCTCGGAAACTTCTGGCTGCATAATATAGATTAAGGGAAAATTTGCCAGCCAATCCATCGCAGCTTAATTTTTACATACCGTCTCCGTGTctgaaaacaaaaattattttcactCGTTAAGAACAAAAATGATAGACacgaatttatttaattattatttatatttttcaaaatttaaacatgagtataatttttttaaaaaaaattgaacatattaaattagaatataatatattttttataatttttttacatcttaattggatgaaaaatatattagattttatttaaataatattttaatttgatgaaaaatatattagattttttttaaatgatgttaaatttaaaagtaattaaatAATGGTGTTGATATGAGAAAGCAAAATTTTTCAATagggtgaaaataaaaatttttttacATGAAAATTATATGTAAAATTGAAATTATCATTGAGGATTTTTCAGATAATTCaccaaaagattaaagagaagaCGGATAATTTTAAATCCTTCTGCAgattaatttaaagttttttgTTATTTGTTTCAAATTCGGCATAAATAATTTTTCATCTTATCTCCTACTACCGACTTAGTTGACCTTTTGCTGCCGGCGAGTTTCTGCCCTGATCCGATCTGACGTCAACGGATGAGTTGACGAAGGTCAGTCAATGGTTATTGGTGGAGACTTTGATTGAGTTTCCGCTGACTCAGCTTTCGCCTTCCGGTAAGGTCGGTCTTCAATGAGGTCGGTTTTAGCCAATGTTTTGAAAATCGGATCGATGATTGAATCGGTGAGATGATCTAATCGAGATTTTTAAAGTTTGATTGATCGATCCGATGGTTGATCGATTTAGGACGATTTTGATAGAtcggttttgtttgattttgaccgATTTTAACCGATTTTAAGTAGTTTTGACcaattttgatcatttttttttattttttcgatttTAATGATTGATTAGACCGGATCAAAAATCAGCTCGTGGTTCAACCGGTCGGACCTGTCGGACCAGCCGATCCGGTCCGATTTTCTCGACACTGGTTTTAGCTGAGATCAGCCTACAGTAAGGTCTGCTTCCGGTGAGATCGGACTTCAATATTGAGCTAGGTCACAATCAGCCTACTCTTAAAGTAGTTGAAGAATACATTGACTCATGCATAAGAAAAAAAGATTTTTCCATTCTTAGACTTGCGTAGTGTACAATCAAAAGGCTACTTCACGTGACAATTTAACGCATTAGGATTCGAAAATTTGTTGATGAAAGCAAATTGCTATTCTAACAGGCGTCACAATTGATACAATTGATATCTAAGCAAATCGATTAAGCTTTCATGTACGAGAGCTCTATGGTTAGTGCTTGCTTCCAAAGTTACGGTACAATAGAAAGATATTAAATTATCATTCAAATATCTGCTGTTTGATCTAAATATGTTCTATTAACCCAGTGacatttgaaatatttatttctattaggattttgaattttgatcctCTTATTTACTCCTCTACAAGATTTACCACTATAATATACCCTGTGCtaataagattttaaaatatgatataccctttaaatatttgataaaatttatCGTGTCCTTTGTTAATTAGTATAAGTCCTAAAAGTCAATCAAGAGTGTTGATTGACTTATGACATATTATatcatatttaattaataaaagataaaaagattatgattattatatttacttcaaattTATGTCagattaataaatataataatgttctACGATAATAGACTTTAGTTTatagcatatcaattggttgaattgatagtgggaggCTGTAgctatatatagaacactactctaaacgATTCCTAGTCAAAactaatatacaaggacaataatagtacgttgagactagcatgtaggtcaattgataacttaatctcataagttatatatataagatatcaagttgatacatggatatatattagagaatatgtattgaATTGATCTGCCATGAGAATGtctcatggatcgttatataagtgtcataaacattctcatagtgattattgatatgaatagtctttagatctgaagtcactatagttccctacataaggagttgtgtactttggtattggTAAATATCACATGTAACAAGGTAGATTATAAAGTCGAACACTAGATATGCAATAATTTATGCAGAGAAATGTGAGTGATTAAATGTGATATATCTCTTCCATATGATAAAAGTGATATATGTGAGCTCATTGATTAAGTAGGACTACTAAAATACATGATCATGctcaaatgaatcaatatgagattTTGAGCGCATTTGGTTGAATAtatttggagatcaagaaacataaagattgataagaggatgatacaGTCTATACCTCATTaatcaatttagatatcaaggatagaagaattAAGTCATATAATataatagacacagaaaggtTAGGTTTGATCTCAATATTCTCATCACTTatgtagcaatgatgcattgctagatgtcactcattttttatatatctaaaatgtTATTTTAGATACATCACTAACATTATGAGAACATATTGGGTCACTCACAAAGAATATGTTAATTTGGAGATAAGTTCatttttagtttgactaaaatatgatAAATTATTGGATTTTTATTGAATTAAGTCTAATCCAGAATTAGACTTATTGGATTAAACTTAAATGAattcaactattggattgagtttaATTCGAATTAGATTCATTGAATTAGATCAATTGAATTCACTCATTAAAGAAGAATAGTGATgattaatttggattaatcatgcattgaagaaggaagatcaaaagatAAAAAACCTTTGGTATTATTTGAATGAAtacaaaaggattttttttatgacttttgaggattcattctagtttttttcttctccttgtctTAGTCGAAACTTCCTTGAGTTGTTGATAGCATAATAAAAAttgtttcttctccaagtagtgaGTTCATCAGACAGACAACAAATGTATTTGTGTGGATATCGAAGAAGTGCGAATATTCTGATTATGCTGATATTTGCATCCAAATCAAAATACTGTTAGAAGTTCTGTTCAAATAACAAAGGTAACCAACTATGTGATTCGCATGAATTTTTTGTTATGTTATATATCGTTTTATGCATAACATCTCTGCACCCTTGACCTGTGGTAAAACAAGTTATATAATATCAACTTATATTAAAATTACAATTTACAGATCTGATTAATTATCTGTGTAGTTAACGAAATCCAGCCAACAAAATATATGCAAATTGATTTTaaacgtgtatatatatataaaattgatCTGTTGCACGCCCATGGTTGTGCACCTAAGAGGGCATGCCCATGCGATAACGTTGACCACTAACTGCCACATGGGCGCGCCCTCCAAGTGCGCTCGCGGGCGTGCACCCATGGGCATGCAGCAGATCAGTCCCCTTCCTTTTGTTTTTGTGTAATTAAGTTAATCCATGAACCATCTTCATTGATTCCTCCCTCTGCATCTTCAGTTGCATGTAGAAGTTCCCAATGAATGCTTCACTCTTGGCAAACAATTCTTCCTTGCTTAGCTCTTCCTTTGAGTGGCACCGCTTCAATCTCCGCGGTCTTGGTGCAACTTTCATAATCTCCTCCTCACAAGTCTGTTTAGGAATGCCAATCACTTCCTTAGCTATAAGCTCACTAGTCGGAGTATGCTCCTCGATGTTCAATGTTTCCATGCTGTCATGAGGCCGAGAGATGGCCTCAAGGAAGCCAGCCTCCATGCCGAGGCAAACGATAAGTATGTTGAGGAGCAAGTAGAGATAGGAGGATCTGAAAGACGACGGTATGAAAGGGATGAACATGAATAGGACGAGGAAAACAAGTCCCTTTGCTACTTGAGACTTGGGCAACTTCTCCATTAATGCGTAGTGGTAATGTAACATGGAGCAAAGTGGCACGTATTTATAGAGAGTAAGGGGCTAGAAATGATCCATAAACAATTGCTTATTAATTGTTAAAGAAGACAAAGATCAATAAAGGTCGTTGAGGAACCCCCGGGACTTGAGTACAATGGTAAACGGTGGGATGAGTCGCTTAATTATCAAGAATTTAAATCTTATCCAAAACACATTACCCTGGATGAATTCAAATTATTTATGACATTGGGGCTATCAATCAGAATCCatctatattttttaatttattctagtggccgataaaaatttttttttataatcggATTGATCATTTTCAAGATTAATTAGATCACAAAAGTTGGATAActggattaaaaaataataattataaagttCGTTATTGAGGATCTTTCACCACTGGTTTTAAGGGATACATCAAAGACAACACAACATGCATTGTTGGGCACACTGGAAACATTAATGTTTTGGAATCTTATACTTTGCTCACCACTTCTTGTCATGGGATAAGATCTCTTCTTCTTTACTGTGATCTTAACTTCATTTCTCATAGAATATTGAACCCTTTACTCTAATGGTAAAAGTATGACTTCTTGTGAAGGATTAAGGCATTTTTTCAAGCACAAAATTGAAAGTATACTTTCAATTATCTATATTACCaaaagagtattttttttttttcagcagCAATG
The genomic region above belongs to Zingiber officinale cultivar Zhangliang chromosome 11A, Zo_v1.1, whole genome shotgun sequence and contains:
- the LOC122032693 gene encoding protein LURP-one-related 15-like; amino-acid sequence: MDGQTAKDVAPAVVVVGRHFTVCRAVNFTITTTGGLLCLNGYYEVKDTNGDVVFKAKGFRCFRDRWLLLDAAGTPLLTMKQKAYTWHARWRVFRGESTSPNDLLFSVRKPKICQWKDNFDVILATANTDQATPCDFKITGRCKSCTICIGESDEIIAQMHPKNAFFARDKLEVTVTPNVDYVFILSLIIVLREIRASCR